In a single window of the Pyrococcus sp. NA2 genome:
- the pxpB gene encoding 5-oxoprolinase subunit PxpB has protein sequence MIQIKPAGDSALLISFGETIDEEINNRVHSLAKIIESIPPEWLIEVVPAYSSLLVVYDPLKVSYREVRNKISSMLVQATEKIKGKKVEIPVAYGGEFGPDIEFVAKYNGLTVDEVIEIHSKPLYRVYFLGFLPGFAYLGGMDERIATPRLEKPRVKVPAGSVGIAGKQTGWYAIESPGGWRIIGRTPLRTFNPERVPPSIVLPGDYVKFIPIGEDEFWEIYREEWK, from the coding sequence ATGATTCAAATAAAACCAGCTGGTGATTCAGCCCTCTTAATATCTTTTGGCGAGACTATAGATGAGGAGATAAACAATAGAGTCCATTCTTTGGCCAAAATCATAGAAAGTATTCCTCCAGAGTGGCTGATAGAAGTTGTTCCAGCATACTCATCTCTTCTGGTGGTTTATGATCCTTTAAAGGTAAGTTACAGGGAGGTAAGGAATAAAATTAGCTCAATGCTAGTGCAAGCGACCGAGAAAATTAAGGGGAAGAAGGTTGAGATCCCAGTTGCATACGGTGGAGAATTTGGGCCAGACATAGAGTTCGTTGCAAAATATAATGGACTTACTGTTGATGAAGTAATAGAGATTCACTCAAAGCCCCTATATAGAGTCTATTTCCTGGGCTTCCTTCCAGGATTTGCTTACCTAGGAGGGATGGATGAGAGAATAGCAACCCCTAGATTAGAAAAACCTAGAGTGAAAGTTCCGGCTGGAAGTGTTGGGATAGCTGGAAAACAAACAGGTTGGTACGCAATAGAAAGTCCTGGAGGCTGGAGGATCATAGGAAGAACTCCATTAAGAACATTCAATCCTGAGAGAGTTCCACCTAGCATAGTTCTCCCTGGAGATTATGTGAAGTTTATTCCAATAGGCGAAGATGAATTCTGGGAGATATATAGGGAGGAGTGGAAATGA